The following coding sequences are from one Panicum hallii strain FIL2 chromosome 5, PHallii_v3.1, whole genome shotgun sequence window:
- the LOC112895774 gene encoding uncharacterized protein LOC112895774 isoform X2: MGMDGGGGKLPYSYAGVGHQDGKLVKSFSRVEPRKFGMGLVAGFLLVTCAYFSTAKFDAIHIAMINPISTDAAGIGSPATAAADTSKQQLDLGVQDRNALSKAGSRAEVLEKDDGNASSSGPDSGRNAPLEDTRRDGTFVGDSGDAGGVDASSAAAANPAGKGEVPAKDDDATAAVLPPVSSEEAANSTQESGVLEDQELQFQEAVAEPPSKKSDDSAAAAAGSGNGSSPSVVHSDRAILPAPVQQIPPTAQEVKALADQQISAVPEVKQADSETPAREWKPLCDLTSNRRIDWCELDGDVRVLGANASITLVAPPGADDRTFREESWRIKPYPRKADPNAMRFIREVTVQSVSGEAPACTDRHDVPALVFSDRGYAGNYFHAYTDVILPLFLTARQYAGEVLLLVTDLQMWWVGKFLPVFKSISNYDPIDLDHDPRVHCFRHVQVGLTNHDDFSIDPSRAPNGYSMLDFTKFLRTTYGLPRDVAWPAAAAAANATAGRSRPRLLLIARARTRRFVNTDEIVRGAEKVGFEVVVSEGEHEVAPFAELANSCDAIMGVHGAGLTNMVFVPTGGVVIQVVPLGGLEFVAGYFRGPSRDMGLRYLEYRITPEESTLIDQYPRDHVIFTDPEGVKKKGWESLKGAYLDKQDVRLDMKRFRPTLKKAIAHLRKASASAN; encoded by the exons TCAACCCCATTTCCACGGACGCGGCTGGGATTGGCTCGccggcgaccgccgccgccgacacCTCCAAGCAGCAATTAG ATTTGGGCGTGCAGGACCGGAACGCACTGTCCAAGGCGGGGAGCAGGGCCGAGGTGCTCGAGAAAGACGACGGCAATGCTTCCTCTTCGGGGCCAG ATTCCGGCCGCAATGCGCCGCTGGAGGACACGAGGAGAGACGGGACCTTCGTGGGGGACAGCGGTGACGCGGGCGGCGTTGATGCGTCCTCCGCGGCGGCCGCGAATCCTGCCGGCAAGGGTGAGGTTCCTGCCAAGGACGATGACGCCACGGCCGCCGTTCTTCCTCCCGTGTCGTCAGAGGAAGCCGCGAACAGCACGCAAGAATCAG GTGTTCTTGAGGACCAGGAGCTGCAATTTCAGGAAGCTGTTGCTGAGCCTCCTTCCAAGAAGAGCGATgactccgccgccgctgccgccggaaGCGGCAATGGCAGCTCCCCCTCTGTGGTTCATTCTGATCGTGCCATTCTCCCTGCTCCAGTTCAGCAGATTCCTCCTACTGCTCAAGAGGTCAAGGCTCTTGCTGATCAGCAGATTTCAGCTGTTCCAGAGGTTAAGCAAGCAG ATTCGGAGACGCCGGCGCGGGAGTGGAAGCCGCTGTGCGACCTCACGTCGAACCGCCGCATCGACTGGTGCGAGCTCGACGGCGACGTCCGCGTGCTCGGCGCCAACGCCAGCATCACCCTGGTGGCGCCGCCCGGCGCCGACGACCGCACCTTCCGGGAGGAGTCGTGGCGCATCAAGCCGTACCCGCGCAAGGCGGACCCGAACGCGATGCGCTTCATCCGCGAGGTGACGGTGCAGTCGGTGTCCGGCGAGGCGCCGGCGTGCACGGACCGGCACGACGTGCCGGCGCTGGTGTTCTCGGACCGCGGGTACGCGGGCAACTACTTCCACGCGTACACGGACGTGATCTTGCCGCTGTTCTTGACGGCGCGGCAGTACGCCGGCGaggtgctgctgctggtgaCGGACCTCCAGATGTGGTGGGTGGGCAAGTTCCTGCCGGTGTTCAAGAGCATCTCCAACTACGACCCGATCGACCTGGACCACGACCCGCGAGTGCACTGCTTCCGGCACGTCCAGGTCGGGCTCACCAACCACGACGACTTCAGCATcgacccgagccgcgcgcccaaCGGTTACTCCATGCTCGACTTCACCAAGTTCCTGCGCACCACCTACGGTCTCCCGCGCGACGTCGcctggcccgccgccgccgccgccgccaacgcGACGGCCGGCAGGAGCCGCCCCCGGCTGCTGCTGATCGCGCGCGCGCGGACGCGGCGTTTCGTGAACACGGACGAGATCGTTCGCGGCGCGGAGAAGGTCGGGTTCGAGGTGGTGGTGtcggagggggagcacgaggtgGCGCCGTTCGCGGAGCTGGCCAACAGCTGCGACGCCATCATGGGCGTGCACGGCGCGGGGCTGACCAACATGGTGTTCGTGCCGACTGGCGGGGTGGTGATCCAGGTGGTGCCGCTGGGCGGGCTGGAGTTCGTGGCCGGCTACTTCCGGGGGCCCTCCAGGGACATGGGGCTGCGCTACCTCGAGTACCGGATCACGCCGGAGGAGAGCACGCTGATCGACCAGTACCCGCGCGACCACGTCATCTTCACCGACCCGGAGGGCGTCAAGAAAAAGGGGTGGGAGTCCCTCAAGGGCGCCTACCTCGACAAGCAGGACGTGCGGCTGGACATGAAGAGGTTCCGGCCGACGCTGAAGAAGGCCATCGCGCACCTCAGGAAGGCCAGCGCCAGCGCCAACTAA
- the LOC112895774 gene encoding uncharacterized protein LOC112895774 isoform X1 has product MGMDGGGGKLPYSYAGVGHQDGKLVKSFSRVEPRKFGMGLVAGFLLVTCAYFSTAKFDAIHIAMTVNPISTDAAGIGSPATAAADTSKQQLDLGVQDRNALSKAGSRAEVLEKDDGNASSSGPDSGRNAPLEDTRRDGTFVGDSGDAGGVDASSAAAANPAGKGEVPAKDDDATAAVLPPVSSEEAANSTQESGVLEDQELQFQEAVAEPPSKKSDDSAAAAAGSGNGSSPSVVHSDRAILPAPVQQIPPTAQEVKALADQQISAVPEVKQADSETPAREWKPLCDLTSNRRIDWCELDGDVRVLGANASITLVAPPGADDRTFREESWRIKPYPRKADPNAMRFIREVTVQSVSGEAPACTDRHDVPALVFSDRGYAGNYFHAYTDVILPLFLTARQYAGEVLLLVTDLQMWWVGKFLPVFKSISNYDPIDLDHDPRVHCFRHVQVGLTNHDDFSIDPSRAPNGYSMLDFTKFLRTTYGLPRDVAWPAAAAAANATAGRSRPRLLLIARARTRRFVNTDEIVRGAEKVGFEVVVSEGEHEVAPFAELANSCDAIMGVHGAGLTNMVFVPTGGVVIQVVPLGGLEFVAGYFRGPSRDMGLRYLEYRITPEESTLIDQYPRDHVIFTDPEGVKKKGWESLKGAYLDKQDVRLDMKRFRPTLKKAIAHLRKASASAN; this is encoded by the exons CAGTCAACCCCATTTCCACGGACGCGGCTGGGATTGGCTCGccggcgaccgccgccgccgacacCTCCAAGCAGCAATTAG ATTTGGGCGTGCAGGACCGGAACGCACTGTCCAAGGCGGGGAGCAGGGCCGAGGTGCTCGAGAAAGACGACGGCAATGCTTCCTCTTCGGGGCCAG ATTCCGGCCGCAATGCGCCGCTGGAGGACACGAGGAGAGACGGGACCTTCGTGGGGGACAGCGGTGACGCGGGCGGCGTTGATGCGTCCTCCGCGGCGGCCGCGAATCCTGCCGGCAAGGGTGAGGTTCCTGCCAAGGACGATGACGCCACGGCCGCCGTTCTTCCTCCCGTGTCGTCAGAGGAAGCCGCGAACAGCACGCAAGAATCAG GTGTTCTTGAGGACCAGGAGCTGCAATTTCAGGAAGCTGTTGCTGAGCCTCCTTCCAAGAAGAGCGATgactccgccgccgctgccgccggaaGCGGCAATGGCAGCTCCCCCTCTGTGGTTCATTCTGATCGTGCCATTCTCCCTGCTCCAGTTCAGCAGATTCCTCCTACTGCTCAAGAGGTCAAGGCTCTTGCTGATCAGCAGATTTCAGCTGTTCCAGAGGTTAAGCAAGCAG ATTCGGAGACGCCGGCGCGGGAGTGGAAGCCGCTGTGCGACCTCACGTCGAACCGCCGCATCGACTGGTGCGAGCTCGACGGCGACGTCCGCGTGCTCGGCGCCAACGCCAGCATCACCCTGGTGGCGCCGCCCGGCGCCGACGACCGCACCTTCCGGGAGGAGTCGTGGCGCATCAAGCCGTACCCGCGCAAGGCGGACCCGAACGCGATGCGCTTCATCCGCGAGGTGACGGTGCAGTCGGTGTCCGGCGAGGCGCCGGCGTGCACGGACCGGCACGACGTGCCGGCGCTGGTGTTCTCGGACCGCGGGTACGCGGGCAACTACTTCCACGCGTACACGGACGTGATCTTGCCGCTGTTCTTGACGGCGCGGCAGTACGCCGGCGaggtgctgctgctggtgaCGGACCTCCAGATGTGGTGGGTGGGCAAGTTCCTGCCGGTGTTCAAGAGCATCTCCAACTACGACCCGATCGACCTGGACCACGACCCGCGAGTGCACTGCTTCCGGCACGTCCAGGTCGGGCTCACCAACCACGACGACTTCAGCATcgacccgagccgcgcgcccaaCGGTTACTCCATGCTCGACTTCACCAAGTTCCTGCGCACCACCTACGGTCTCCCGCGCGACGTCGcctggcccgccgccgccgccgccgccaacgcGACGGCCGGCAGGAGCCGCCCCCGGCTGCTGCTGATCGCGCGCGCGCGGACGCGGCGTTTCGTGAACACGGACGAGATCGTTCGCGGCGCGGAGAAGGTCGGGTTCGAGGTGGTGGTGtcggagggggagcacgaggtgGCGCCGTTCGCGGAGCTGGCCAACAGCTGCGACGCCATCATGGGCGTGCACGGCGCGGGGCTGACCAACATGGTGTTCGTGCCGACTGGCGGGGTGGTGATCCAGGTGGTGCCGCTGGGCGGGCTGGAGTTCGTGGCCGGCTACTTCCGGGGGCCCTCCAGGGACATGGGGCTGCGCTACCTCGAGTACCGGATCACGCCGGAGGAGAGCACGCTGATCGACCAGTACCCGCGCGACCACGTCATCTTCACCGACCCGGAGGGCGTCAAGAAAAAGGGGTGGGAGTCCCTCAAGGGCGCCTACCTCGACAAGCAGGACGTGCGGCTGGACATGAAGAGGTTCCGGCCGACGCTGAAGAAGGCCATCGCGCACCTCAGGAAGGCCAGCGCCAGCGCCAACTAA